The Marivivens sp. LCG002 genome contains a region encoding:
- a CDS encoding sigma-54 dependent transcriptional regulator: MGDILITDDERDIRELISDILQDEGFATRLAGNADECMAAIESEVPALMILDIWLKDSHMDGIDILKKVKREHPEVPIVIISGHGNIEIAVAAIKQGAYDFIEKPFNIDQLLVVIRRAMETSRLRRENQELKKSDVGVSEMIGDSAAFRNLKSQLDKVTKTNGRVMLTGSPGCGKEIAARYVHANSNRASAPFVLVSSASVEPDRMEEVLFGRESRENGVEKGLLEEANGGVIYFEEIADMPLGTQSKILRVLVDQKFTRVGGNDKIQVDLRVISSTNKDLESEIEAGNFRQELYHRLNVVPIAVPSLEERREDIPLLAEHFIASFNKTQGLPLRELAEDARALLQTMIWPGNVRQLKNVIERVLILGDGTGPIAAKELPQNEEKASDDGRIVLSNALATLPLREARELFEREYLLTQINRFGGNISRTASFVGMERSALHRKLKSLGVVTTNKAGGRVAYIEEE, translated from the coding sequence ATGGGCGATATTCTGATTACCGATGACGAGCGCGACATTCGCGAGCTGATTTCGGATATCCTTCAGGATGAAGGGTTTGCCACGCGGCTTGCGGGCAATGCCGACGAGTGTATGGCGGCGATCGAGAGCGAGGTTCCCGCTCTGATGATCCTCGATATCTGGCTGAAAGACAGCCATATGGACGGGATCGACATTCTCAAGAAGGTCAAGCGCGAGCATCCCGAAGTGCCGATCGTAATCATCTCGGGTCACGGAAATATCGAGATTGCCGTCGCAGCGATCAAGCAGGGGGCCTACGACTTTATCGAAAAGCCCTTCAACATCGACCAGCTTTTGGTGGTAATCCGCCGCGCGATGGAAACCTCTCGCCTGCGCCGCGAAAACCAAGAGCTGAAGAAAAGCGATGTGGGTGTCTCCGAAATGATCGGCGACAGCGCGGCTTTCCGCAATCTCAAGTCCCAATTGGACAAGGTTACGAAAACCAACGGGCGCGTGATGCTCACAGGTTCCCCGGGGTGCGGCAAGGAAATCGCCGCGCGTTACGTGCACGCCAACTCGAACCGCGCCTCTGCGCCATTCGTGCTTGTGTCTTCGGCATCGGTAGAACCCGACCGCATGGAAGAGGTTTTGTTCGGGCGCGAAAGCCGCGAGAACGGCGTTGAGAAGGGTCTCCTTGAAGAAGCGAACGGCGGAGTGATCTATTTTGAAGAGATCGCCGATATGCCGCTTGGCACCCAGTCGAAAATCCTTCGGGTATTGGTGGACCAAAAGTTCACCCGTGTCGGCGGGAATGATAAAATTCAGGTTGATCTTCGCGTTATTTCCAGCACGAACAAAGACTTGGAGAGCGAGATTGAAGCAGGCAACTTCCGTCAGGAGCTCTATCATCGTTTGAATGTTGTCCCGATTGCTGTTCCAAGCCTTGAAGAGCGCCGCGAGGATATTCCGCTTCTTGCCGAACATTTCATCGCCTCCTTCAACAAGACCCAAGGTCTTCCGCTGCGCGAGTTGGCAGAGGATGCCCGCGCCTTGCTCCAGACGATGATCTGGCCGGGGAATGTGCGTCAGCTCAAGAATGTGATCGAGCGGGTGCTCATCCTTGGGGACGGCACAGGGCCGATAGCCGCCAAAGAGCTTCCGCAGAACGAAGAAAAGGCGAGCGACGACGGACGCATTGTTTTGTCCAATGCGCTGGCGACGCTTCCGCTGCGCGAGGCGCGCGAACTCTTTGAACGCGAGTATCTTCTGACACAGATCAACCGCTTTGGTGGCAATATCAGCCGCACGGCGTCCTTTGTGGGGATGGAGCGCTCTGCCTTGCATCGCAAACTCAAGTCGCTCGGGGTGGTGACCACCAACAAAGCGGGCGGCAGAGTGGCCTATATCGAAGAGGAATGA